The following proteins are co-located in the Anas platyrhynchos isolate ZD024472 breed Pekin duck chromosome 1, IASCAAS_PekinDuck_T2T, whole genome shotgun sequence genome:
- the LOC101796243 gene encoding regucalcin → MCSSIRIEPVVKEKNRMGECPVWEEREDALVYVDINSQKVCRWSAATGQVQSVAVDARVGSVALRQCGGYAIALGTRFAFLDWDTQAVTTILELERDKPNNRFNDGKVDPKGRFFAGTMAEETAPGVRARRQGALYTLFPDLSVIKQLDQVDISNGLDWSLDHRTFFHIDSLAYAVHAFSYDVHTGKIACPRLVYRLEEEEGMPDGMCIDAEGKLWVACIDAGRVIRVDPETGKRIQTVRLPTPRITSCCFGGKDYAEMYVTSAYDGLDEATLAKEPHAGKIFKITGLGVKGIPQNFFAA, encoded by the exons ATGTGCTCCTCCATCAGAATTGAACCCGTGGTGAAGGAGAAGAACAGGATGGGAGAGTGCCCGGTCTGGGAGGAACGGGAGGACGCGCTCGTCTACGTCGACATTAACTCCCAGAAAGTCTGCCGCTGGAGCGCAGCCACCGGCCAGGTGCAGAGCGTGGCTGTGG ATGCCCGTGTTGGCTCGGTGGCACTGCGGCAGTGTGGGGGCTACGCCATCGCCCTGGGGACCCGGTTTGCCTTTCTGGACTGGGACACCCAGGCAGTCACCACCATCCTCGAGCTCGAGCGGGATAAACCCAACAACAGGTTCAATGACGGGAAAGTGGATCCAAAGGGGAGGTTTTTTGCTG GTACGATGGCTGAAGAGACAGCGCCGGGGGTCCGGGCGAGACGACAAGGGGCTCTCTATACTCTTTTCCCTGATCTTTCGGTAATAAAACAGTTAGACCAGGTGGACATCTCCAATGGTCTGGACTGGTCCCTGGACCACAGGACCTTCTTTCACATCGACAGCCTGGCATACGCTGTGCATGCCTTCAGCTATGATGTGCACACTGGAAAGATCG cctgccccaggcTCGTGTACcgcttggaggaggaggaggggatgCCCGACGGGATGTGCATTGACGCCGAGGGGAAGCTCTGGGTGGCCTGCATCGACGCCGGGAGAGTGATCCGTGTCGACCCGGAGACGG gAAAAAGAATCCAAACCGTGAGGCTGCCGACGCCGAGGatcacctcctgctgctttggTGGGAAAGACTACGCAGAGATGTACGTGACGTCTGCCTACGACGGGCTGGACGAGGCCACCCTTGCCAAGGAGCCCCATGCAGGAAAGATTTTCAAG ATAACAGGCCTGGGCGTTAAAGGGATCCCCCAGAATTTCTTTGCTGCTTGA
- the LOC101796441 gene encoding regucalcin isoform X1, whose amino-acid sequence MSSVRVECVVSSGFGIGESPVWDEKEGALLCVDIPGRRACRWSPGSGQLQAVPLDAPVSSVALRKSGGYVVTLGTRFAALNWKEQQVTTIAHVDKDKPNNRFNDGKVDPAGRYFAGTMAEEIRPAVLERNQGSLYTLCPDLSVVKHFDRVDISNGLDWSLDHKTFFYIDSLSYSVDAFDYDIQTGKIDNRRSVYKLEKEESIPDGMCIDTEGKLWVACYDGGRVIRLDPETGKRIQTVKLPVDKTTSCCFGGKDYSEMYVTSARDGMDKEWLSRQPQAGGIFKITGLGVKGIPPYAFAG is encoded by the exons ATGTCGTCCGTCAGGGTGGAGTGCGTGGTGAGCAGCGGCTTCGGCATCGGCGAGTCGCCGGTGTGGGACGAGAAGGAGGGCGCCCTGCTCTGCGTCGACATCCCGGGCCGGCGGGCCTGCCGCTGGAGCCCCGGCAGCGGGCAGCTGCAGGCCGTGCCCCTGG ATGCTCCTGTGAGCTCCGTGGCTCTTCGGAAATCGGGGGGTTATGTCGTCACCCTGGGCACCAGGTTCGCTGCTTTGAactggaaggagcagcaggtAACCACCATCGCGCACGTGGACAAGGATAAACCAAACAACCGATTCAACGACGGGAAGGTGGATCCTGCCGGGAGGTATTTCGCAG GTACGATGGCTGAGGAGATTCGACCCGCTGTGCTGGAAAGGAACCAAGGCTCTCTGTATACACTTTGCCCCGACCTCTCCGTAGTGAAGCACTTTGATCGGGTGGACATTTCTAATGGGCTGGACTGGTCGCTGGATCACAAAACCTTCTTTTACATTGACAGCTTGTCCTACTCGGTGGATGCCTTTGATTATGATATCCAAACTGGAAAAATTG ACAACCGCAGGAGTGTATACAAACTGGAGAAAGAGGAGAGCATTCCTGATGGGATGTGCATTGATACGGAAGGCAAACTCTGGGTAGCTTGCTACGATGGTGGAAGAGTGATTCGTCTTGACCCCGAGACAG GAAAAAGGATCCAGACTGTGAAGCTTCCTGTTGACAAGACAACTTCCTGCTGCTTCGGAGGAAAAGATTATTCCGAAATGTATGTGACTTCTGCCCGCGACGGGATGGATAAAGAGTGGCTTTCACGGCAGCCACAGGCTGGTGGGATTTTCAAG ATAACTGGGCTGGGGGTGAAAGGAATCCCGCCGTATGCATTTGCAGGTTAG
- the LOC101796441 gene encoding regucalcin isoform X3 — translation MSSVRVECVVSSGFGIGESPVWDEKEGALLCVDIPGRRACRWSPGSGQLQAVPLDAPVSSVALRKSGGYVVTLGTRFAALNWKEQQVTTIAHVDKDKPNNRFNDGKVDPAGRYFAGTMAEEIRPAVLERNQGSLYTLCPDLSVVKHFDRVDISNGLDWSLDHKTFFYIDSLSYSVDAFDYDIQTGKIDNRRSVYKLEKEESIPDGMCIDTEGKLWVACYDGGRVIRLDPETGSF, via the exons ATGTCGTCCGTCAGGGTGGAGTGCGTGGTGAGCAGCGGCTTCGGCATCGGCGAGTCGCCGGTGTGGGACGAGAAGGAGGGCGCCCTGCTCTGCGTCGACATCCCGGGCCGGCGGGCCTGCCGCTGGAGCCCCGGCAGCGGGCAGCTGCAGGCCGTGCCCCTGG ATGCTCCTGTGAGCTCCGTGGCTCTTCGGAAATCGGGGGGTTATGTCGTCACCCTGGGCACCAGGTTCGCTGCTTTGAactggaaggagcagcaggtAACCACCATCGCGCACGTGGACAAGGATAAACCAAACAACCGATTCAACGACGGGAAGGTGGATCCTGCCGGGAGGTATTTCGCAG GTACGATGGCTGAGGAGATTCGACCCGCTGTGCTGGAAAGGAACCAAGGCTCTCTGTATACACTTTGCCCCGACCTCTCCGTAGTGAAGCACTTTGATCGGGTGGACATTTCTAATGGGCTGGACTGGTCGCTGGATCACAAAACCTTCTTTTACATTGACAGCTTGTCCTACTCGGTGGATGCCTTTGATTATGATATCCAAACTGGAAAAATTG ACAACCGCAGGAGTGTATACAAACTGGAGAAAGAGGAGAGCATTCCTGATGGGATGTGCATTGATACGGAAGGCAAACTCTGGGTAGCTTGCTACGATGGTGGAAGAGTGATTCGTCTTGACCCCGAGACAG GGTCTTTCTGA
- the LOC101796441 gene encoding regucalcin isoform X2 produces the protein MSSVRVECVVSSGFGIGESPVWDEKEGALLCVDIPGRRACRWSPGSGQLQAVPLDAPVSSVALRKSGGYVVTLGTRFAALNWKEQQVTTIAHVDKDKPNNRFNDGKVDPAGRYFAGTMAEEIRPAVLERNQGSLYTLCPDLSVVKHFDRVDISNGLDWSLDHKTFFYIDSLSYSVDAFDYDIQTGKIDNRRSVYKLEKEESIPDGMCIDTEGKLWVACYDGGRVIRLDPETAVLCFCS, from the exons ATGTCGTCCGTCAGGGTGGAGTGCGTGGTGAGCAGCGGCTTCGGCATCGGCGAGTCGCCGGTGTGGGACGAGAAGGAGGGCGCCCTGCTCTGCGTCGACATCCCGGGCCGGCGGGCCTGCCGCTGGAGCCCCGGCAGCGGGCAGCTGCAGGCCGTGCCCCTGG ATGCTCCTGTGAGCTCCGTGGCTCTTCGGAAATCGGGGGGTTATGTCGTCACCCTGGGCACCAGGTTCGCTGCTTTGAactggaaggagcagcaggtAACCACCATCGCGCACGTGGACAAGGATAAACCAAACAACCGATTCAACGACGGGAAGGTGGATCCTGCCGGGAGGTATTTCGCAG GTACGATGGCTGAGGAGATTCGACCCGCTGTGCTGGAAAGGAACCAAGGCTCTCTGTATACACTTTGCCCCGACCTCTCCGTAGTGAAGCACTTTGATCGGGTGGACATTTCTAATGGGCTGGACTGGTCGCTGGATCACAAAACCTTCTTTTACATTGACAGCTTGTCCTACTCGGTGGATGCCTTTGATTATGATATCCAAACTGGAAAAATTG ACAACCGCAGGAGTGTATACAAACTGGAGAAAGAGGAGAGCATTCCTGATGGGATGTGCATTGATACGGAAGGCAAACTCTGGGTAGCTTGCTACGATGGTGGAAGAGTGATTCGTCTTGACCCCGAGACAG cAGTTTTATGTTTCTGCTCCTAA